GTTTTCAACACATATTATTGGCCTCTATTTTCATTTTTGGAGTGTGGACCATAATTCTCAGTGACCATTGTTCTTCCTGCAACTATTATATGATTTCTCATGAACTATAGAAATGTTCATTGGGATAATTCAGTGTTATATGGTTGTTATTTGGGAAGGAATATTCTTTCTTTGCTTTAATGTTTTCTCTTGGATCTATTGTTTATATGCTTAAAAATCTAACATCTTTATTCTCATTCCAATGTTTTTTTAGATCATATAAATTATGGGTCAGGTTAACAGTTGCTATTTTTTACTTATTTGTCAATTTGACAGGTAAGTGCCCCAAGAGTATGTGCACGTCTTATTTGGGCAATTGATGAACACATAAATCTAGATGGTTTGGATCCACTTCTAGCTGATGATCCTGAGGATACCTTGAACATTATTATATCAAATATCCACAAGGTCTTATTCAACATTGATTCATCTGCAAATACATCAAATAAGCTTCAAGATGTTCAAGCAGTTCTTTTAAGTGCACAGCGGTTGGGATCACGTAACCTTAGGGCTGGCCAGTTACTAACTAAAGAGCTAGAAGAATTTAGAAACAATGGGTTGGCTGATTCTGTCAACAAGCATCAGTGCCGTTTGATATTGCAGAGAATTAAATATGTTCAAAATCATCCAGATAATAGGTGTGCATTTCATTTTATTGCTATAATTCTGAATTTGAGGGTGAATAGATTCAAGTATCGTTATAGTTTCAAATTTGCTTATGATGTCACATTTCTTAATGTGATGAAGTGCTTTGGACATATTGTTGCTGAACTGCATTATAATTCTTATCTACATCAAAATAGGTGCCATTCAATTTCTTTCTTTCTCCACTTACTGATGTAGAACCAATAGAACAATGGGGAACAAAGGGAGTGAGAAAGAAATTCTCAAAGGGTTGAGaaacaaattctcaattttattaGCTCAAATCAATTGCCAATCATAGCAAAAGTCTCTAAAATATGTAGGCAAAGTGTTCAATGCAATTTGGAGCGTTTGAATGAGCCACCTATTACTTAATGAGTGGTCATGAAACAAAAACTAAAGGAGAAGTATTTGGCCACCTATTATAAGAATCACGTAGTGAGCCAAATGGTAAATCTTGCGTGACTGATTATATGCAAAAATATTGATGAATTCTTGCTTAGGTGTAATATGGTAGAGTACCCTTTTATTGTACTTGATAGGTTTATTAATGGTTTGGGAACAAATATTTAAAGGGAACTCTTGCTTCATTCTCTTTAGACAATAGAGGAGGCCTATCAAAAGGCTTTAGAAATAGAAAAGTACAACAAAATTTTCTCTTTTTGTCATGTAGCTTCACAGTCTATGACCATAtcagttcaattttttttttgccaGATCATCTAATTCTAGAGATAGCGCTAGTAAAAGAAAAGATGTCCCTAATAAAGGTAAAATTGTTTCTTCTAATAATCATTCTGTTGTTGCATCTATAGGTTCTTCATCACTTACTTTCTCGGTTGAGTTGTGGAGGGCATCAGTTCTATGAAATGGAATTGGGAGAAAGGTATAGGGGCTTCCCTATATCTGCATCCATTCATTTTTTTTGTTGCTTGTTTTCTACAGCACGCACTTGCCTTTTCCTTAAATTAATGGTATTTTCTACAGTGGATATTGAGATAGCTTTTTTCTTTTAGGTGGGCTGGGGTTAGTGAAGCCAGTGGAGACTATCCATTTAGCCATCACAAATTTACTGTTCAGTTTTATGAAGCAGCTGCCTCTCAGGACAGAAAGTTAGAAGGATTGGTTCACAAGGCTATTTTAGAGCTTTGGAGGCCAGGTCCTAGTGAATTAACTATTTTGCTGACAAAAGGAATTGATTCTAAATTATTAAAGGTTATGCCTGCTGCATATGCTTTGACGGGTAGCAGTGATCCATGCTATGTTGAAGCTTATCATTTGGCAGACTCAGGTGATGGAAGGATCACTTTGCATCTGAAGGTTAAGAATCTTTCACTCTATGCATGACTGTTTGGGATGTTTCTGTTGATCACTGTATTTGTGTACCGCGTAATATGTTAACTGAAGGTTTTCATTTTAAGTGATTTACTCTGTAACATGGCACCATAACTCTCCTTATCACTTCATGGAGGGAATTACTGTCTACTAGAATTCATTTCATATTACTTCTTGAATAGTTGAATCTAGTTAATTTGTGGGGAGATTTCATCTCTAATTTGTCTCCTAGGACCTGTATGGGTGGGTTATGTTTGATCTGACTCGGAGGATCTTCATCCATATTCTACATTGATAAGAATCTTATATTTTTATTCCACACCAGTGATTTTTTGATGTCAGGGTTGCTACAGTTACACTAGGTCCTTGGTTATGTTCAGATCTGTGCATTAGTATATACTGTTTCAACAGTACATGAACAGGGAGTGGGTGCTATCATTTGTATTCCAGTTAAATGGGGTTTCTGAATGTGCTGTcttattttcattttatgttGATGgtgttctttttgttaatctaatAAACTTCTTGCAGGTTTTAAACTTGACTGAACTCAAACTCAGTAGGGTGGATATTCGGGTTGGATTATCTGGTGCATTATATTTTATGGATGGATCTCCTCAGGCTGTGCGACAGCTATGTAATCTTGTTTCACAGGTATATTTTGTGCCTTGGTTTCAAAGACATCCTTCCTGAAACATTTCTCATATCCTTCTCCACACTTCTGTTTGCAACACCATCTCATTTTTTCTTGttggttttatttattttttttcctgtTAAGAGTGACTTTGACTATTCTAAtgtcagtatttattttgttattCTTGTTTAAGAGGATTTCCAACTACTAATTGCCTTTCTGAGAGTTAAACGATAAATTGTATCATAGTATGTGATTTTAGAAGTACCTTTTTACTAGGTATTCACATGATTAAGGAGGGGCTGAGCTGCAGAGGggaatttcattatttttaatgCTGAAATTTTCTTAAAGATCCCAACTTTTTCTTAGGATCCTGGGGACTTTTCGTATTCAGTTTTTCACCATTTGTACTGTTAAGGTCACAAAAAATCTTATTTTAATGACTTTCTACATGCTCTGAGAATTCTGTTTCTGAGATATTGCCTGAGCGATGTAGTTGCTTTAACAAGTAATCTTAAATGTGAGAGAGATAAAAAAGTCGTTTTTGTTTTTAGTTTACAGCTTAGCTTTACATGGTTTTTCTTGAAATGGCTTGCTAAAGACGGCCTACCAGTGAAAACTTGGGTCTCCACAACACCACacacccacccccccccccccccacccccccccccccaaaaaaaaaaaaaaaaaaaggcatgtTTCTATGGATTGATATAAGCCCACCataatatttctcccactcattGCTAATATTATGTTTCTTCTCCTGTGTACTGCCACTTATTAGATTTTCTGATTCTTACACTTGATAGGATCCGGTACTCTGCAGTGTAACAGTGGGTGTGTCCCACTATGAAAGATGTGCCTTTTGGGTTCAAGTCTTGTACTACCCATTCTATGGAAGTGGTGCGATAGGAGATTATGATGGTGACTATACTGAGGAGGATCCACAAATCATGAGGCAGAAGAGAAGCTCAAGGCCAGAACTAGGAGAACCTGTGATTTTGAGGTGTCAGCCTTACAAAATTCCATTGACTGAACTTCTTTTGCCACATAAAATATCGCCTGTTGAGTTCTTTCGCTTATGGCCTAGTTTGCCAGCTGTAGTAGAGTATACTGGCATGTATATTTATGAAGGAAGTGGCTTCAAGGCGACTGCTGCACAACAATATGGGTCTTCTCCTTTTCTTAGTGGACTTAAATCTTTGTCCTCCAAGCCTTTCCACAGAATTTGTTCCCACATCATCCAGACAGTAGCAGGATTTCAGGTAGGATCTTTTCTTTCTCGATGTTTGAAATCATCATTTCCTTGCATTTGCCTTAATGTTTGTTGTATGTTGTGGTCTATTAGAGCTATGTCCTGTCAATAATATAGTTTGTCCTTCCATATTTATTATACTGAAAAAAATAATCAATACTTTATGGAATTGGAAATGACTTATTTGTCAAACTAAGATGTATAAACTAATTCATACGATGCCAAATTCTGTCATTGAACAGCTTTGCTATGCTGCAAAAACTTGGTTTGGGGGCTTTGTGGGTATGATGGTTTTTGGAGCCAGTGAAGTTAGCAGAAATGTGGACCTTGGGGACGAGACAACCACCATGTTGTGCAAATTTGTTGTCCGAGCATCTGATGCATCAATCACTAAGGAGATTGAATCAGACTTACAGGGTTGGTTGGATGACCTTACTGACGGGGGTGTGGAGTACATGCCTGAAGATGAAGTGAAGGAGGCTGCAGCTGAGAGGCTTAGGATTTCAATGGAACGGATAGCCTTGCTAAAAGCAGCCGAACCACCTCCTAAATCTCCAGAATCTGATGATGAAGAGGAACCTGAGGAAGATAAGGATAAGGAGGAAAAGAACAAGGAAAAGAAAGATGGTAAACCCAAAGGATCATCAACCTTATCAAGGCTGACTGCAGAGGAGGTTGAGCATATGGCTCTTCAAGCAGCTGTACTCCAGGAGTGGCACATGCTTTGCAAAGAGAGAAGCACCAAAGTTAATTAACCTCATCTATTGTTCTGCAGAAGAAAAAAGTGTTTGCTTACATTTTTTGTATTCTCATGTAATCTAATTCTGGTACGTGGAATAGGTAGAAGAAAATCCGGATATAGAGACTCTTTccctttttctgattttattttcTGGGGGTATTCCCTTTGTACATCTTGTATCGGCTAGGCTTTGTTTCATTGCTTCTTGAGAGGAATTAAAagatttatttgtaattttttttttttaaaatagcaGTAATCTCATTCTTTCCATTTTGGAACTGACCGCACTTGTATACGCAATTGGTTCAATGTGCATAATTGCTTTTGCTTTGCGTTTCCTCACTTTgtttattttttcacaattttaCTATTGTGTTGTTATTCCCAGTAACCTATAGTCTCGAGGAAGACACGCCGATCAATTCATAATTTGCCTTAAGAAAAAAGATCCGACGCTTTGTTATTACTTCAAAGCCAGAATGCGTCTGGGGACACAAGGATAAAAATCAATAATCCAATAGGTAGGAGCACTTGCATACAGTAAAACATGATTGAAATGTTTTAATAACTAAAACCGGATGCTTATCACAATGTCAAGAAAAAAGAGGGGGCTTTGACATGTGCATTAATTTCCATTGGTGGAACAAAAGGAAAAAATTTCCCCATCTCTTTCAACATGGCGCAGATAAAACAAAATATGAGCCTAGCATCATTTACAACATCTCGTCCACATGCCTCTGGCTCTGATCATATATTGAATTTCTGAGGAACAGTGTCAAAATCGTCAAAATCAAATCTCTGACGTTCCCTCCCAGCCTGGATGTACGACATAAGAATCATCTGATCAGCACTACAGGTTCCAAAACAAGGTTGGCCAATACATACTACaggaattaaaagagataaatcaGAGTATAGCTCACCTTTGCCAGGTACAAGGGATCGCATGACATGAGTTCATCCATCGTAGTTAACTTCTTTGACAGTTC
The Hevea brasiliensis isolate MT/VB/25A 57/8 chromosome 18, ASM3005281v1, whole genome shotgun sequence genome window above contains:
- the LOC110662866 gene encoding protein TPLATE, translated to MDILFAQIQADLRSNDALRQSGALLQALQQSAAGRDISVIAKTAVEEIVAAPASAVCKKLSFDLIRSTRLTADLWDSVCTGVRSDLHFPDPDVTAAAVSILAAMPSYSLSKLIMDSNAEISGCFDSPSDNLRFSITETLGCILARDDMVTLCENNVNLLNKVSKWWARIGQNMLDKSDNVAKVAFESVGRLFQEFDLKRMSRLAGDKLVDSENSLAIRSNWVSSMVDFVWKRRNALMSRSLILPVENVRATVFPLVYSVKAVASGNVEVIRKVSKTAASGANVNVVDSNAEKLVGVSDVVTHLAPFLASSLDPALIFEVGINMLYLSDVPGGKPEWASQSIIAILTLWDRQEFSSARESIVRAVVTNLHLLDLHMQVSLFKRLLLMVRNLRAESDRMHALACICRTALCVDLFAKESVRRGQKPLAGTDIASLFEDARIRDDLNSATSKSLFREELVASLVESCFQLSLPLPEQTNSGMESRVIGALAYGTGYGALNWTEPALEVVEVCRPCVKWDCDGRTYAIDCYLKLLVRLCHTYDTRGGVKTVKDGASQDQILNETRLQNLQRKLVKDLREVSAPRVCARLIWAIDEHINLDGLDPLLADDPEDTLNIIISNIHKVLFNIDSSANTSNKLQDVQAVLLSAQRLGSRNLRAGQLLTKELEEFRNNGLADSVNKHQCRLILQRIKYVQNHPDNRWAGVSEASGDYPFSHHKFTVQFYEAAASQDRKLEGLVHKAILELWRPGPSELTILLTKGIDSKLLKVMPAAYALTGSSDPCYVEAYHLADSGDGRITLHLKVLNLTELKLSRVDIRVGLSGALYFMDGSPQAVRQLCNLVSQDPVLCSVTVGVSHYERCAFWVQVLYYPFYGSGAIGDYDGDYTEEDPQIMRQKRSSRPELGEPVILRCQPYKIPLTELLLPHKISPVEFFRLWPSLPAVVEYTGMYIYEGSGFKATAAQQYGSSPFLSGLKSLSSKPFHRICSHIIQTVAGFQLCYAAKTWFGGFVGMMVFGASEVSRNVDLGDETTTMLCKFVVRASDASITKEIESDLQGWLDDLTDGGVEYMPEDEVKEAAAERLRISMERIALLKAAEPPPKSPESDDEEEPEEDKDKEEKNKEKKDGKPKGSSTLSRLTAEEVEHMALQAAVLQEWHMLCKERSTKVN